A region from the Vespula pensylvanica isolate Volc-1 chromosome 9, ASM1446617v1, whole genome shotgun sequence genome encodes:
- the LOC122631770 gene encoding serine/threonine-protein kinase unc-51 — protein MEVIGEYEYNTKDLIGHGAFAVVFRGRHRKKPNCVVAIKSITKKSLAKSQNLLGKEIKILKELTELHHENVVALLDCKESIHNVFLVMEYCNGGDLADYLGAKGTLSEDTIRVFLKQLAGAMKALYAKGIVHRDLKPQNILLSHNCGKACPQPHQITLKIADFGFARFLQDGVMAATLCGSPMYMAPEVIMSLQYDAKADLWSLGTIVFQCLTGKAPFQAHTPHALKLFYEKNANLGPKIPPGTSPELSDLLLGLLRRNAKDRMPFDEFFGHPFLQGARESPSPVPVELPASPGTLAVPEGPTTVTRSEPETNSPCSSPEDDFVLVPSDLSSDTDNNPNTQVKYTKQTSREAVSPPRPCFLPISEPIPVPSQRSVAQSSSPSGNIRSGSSVVPRSQPISMKRSVDSHRSHALDIGSLSPPSVQFVIGTPPGRRLSETPPPPSTWQVSPVARHSHSGTSPLRRSTGNNSASSPLLTGPLAVLGSPTSKAFQDNNNTLRHSPVIPFGTRAVTLPEISEAGSFQNLFPDVNPTLTEDRPLTFIAPELPEETLLEREHSEILAKLNFVVALCECVCEVARNRAGPLGAPLGGIEQASNAVTRRRAEQVILLVRALQWLSSGLSLATQQLKAGRLQPTASVKEVVSTMNEKFRSCLTECKQLNSAGLLRQPGATADKILYNHAIQMCQSAALDELFGNPAECFQRYHTAQILLHSLSQHISHSPDKALLIKYKDAVEKRLYVLQQQGYIYATDPT, from the exons ATGGAGGTCATCGGTGAATACGAGTATAACACTAAGGACCTGATAGGTCACGGTGCTTTTGCCGTGGTGTTCCGGGGCAGACATcgtaaa AAACCTAACTGCGTTGTGGCGATCAAAAGTATAACAAAGAAGAGTTTAGCGAAGTCACAGAATCTTCTTGGCAAAGAGATTAAGATTTTAAAG GAGTTAACAGAACTACATCATGAAAATGTAGTTGCTTTGTTAGATTGTAAG GAATCTATTCATAATGTCTTCCTGGTTATGGAGTATTGTAATGGTGGAGATTTAGCGGACTATTTAGGag CAAAAGGCACATTGTCAGAAGATACTATCAGAGTATTTCTTAAACAATTAGCAGGTGCAATGAAAGCACTATATGCCAAAGGTATCGTGCATAGGGATCTTAAAccacaaaatattttactcaGTCATAATTGTGGCAAAGCATGTCCGCAACCACATCAAATAACATTAAAGATAG CGGACTTTGGTTTTGCACGCTTTTTACAAGATGGAGTAATGGCTGCTACATTATGTGGTTCACCAATGTACATGGCACCTGAAGTAATCATGTCACTTCAATACGATGCGAAAGCAGATTTATGGTCTCTTGGAACAATAGTATTCCAGTGTCTTACTGGAAAAGCTCCATTTCAAGCTCATACACCACATGcactaaaattattttatgaaaaaaatgcaaatcTTGGTCCAAa GATTCCTCCAGGAACTTCGCCAGAATTATCCGATTTGTTATTGGGTTTATTGAGACGCAATGCGAAAGATCGTATGCCCTTTGATGAATTTTTTGGCCATCCTTTTCTTCAAGGAGCTAGAGAAAGTCCCAGTCCAGTTCCCGTGGAACTACCAGCCTCACCTGGTACATTAGCTGTTCCAGAAGGACCTACGACTGTTACAAGATCTGAACCGGAAACAAATAGTCCATGTTCCAGTCCAGAAGATGACTTTGTGCTTGTGCCAAGTGATCTTAGTAGTGATACAGACAATAATCCTAACACCCAAGtcaa atacaCGAAGCAAACTAGCAGAGAGGCAGTAAGTCCACCACGACCATGCTTTTTACCCATATCTGAACCAATTCCAGTTCCCTCACAAAGAAGCGTGGCACAGTCATCATCACCATCTGGTAATATAAGATCTGGAAGTAGCGTTGTTCCTCGGTCTCAACCGATTAGTATGAAGCGAAGTGTCGACTCTCACAGAAGTCATGCTCTTGACATTGGCTCTCTTAGTCCGCCTAGTGTACAATTTGTAATAGGTACACCACCTGGTAGAAG aTTGAGTgaaacaccaccaccacctagTACTTGGCAAGTTAGTCCAGTGGCGCGACATTCACATAGTGGAACTTCACCATTGCGCAGATCAACAGGAAACAATAGTGCATCTTCTCCATTGCTTACAGGTCCATTGGCAGTTTTAGGATCTCCTACTTCTAAAGCTTTTCaagataacaataatacaCTTAGGCATTCGCCTGTTATACCTTTTGGCACAAGAGCTGTTACTCTTCCAGAAATATCAG aAGCGGGTAGTTTCCAAAATCTTTTCCCGGACGTTAATCCAACATTAACGGAAGATCGTCCATTAACATTTATAGCCCCAGAACTCCCAGAAGAAACGCTTTTAGAGCGGGAACATTCAGAGATCTTAGcaaaattgaattttgttGTGGCATTATGTGAATGTGTATGCGAAGTTGCTAGAAATAGAGCTGGACCTTTAGGCGCACCTTTGGGTGGGATTGAACAAGCTAGTAATGCAGtaacaagaagaagagcagAACAAGTTATTTTGTTAGTGAGGGCTCTTCAATGGTTGAGTTCTGGATTAAGTCTTGCAACTCAACAGCTTAAAGCTGGAAGGTTGCAACCTACAGCTAGTGTAAAAGAAG tTGTAAGTACAATGAATGAAAAGTTTAGATCTTGCCTGACAGAATGCAAACAGCTTAACAGTGCAGGATTACTTCGACAACCGGGGGCTACAGCAGATAAGATTCTCTATAATCACGCAATACAAATG tgTCAGTCTGCAGCCCTTGATGAATTATTTGGAAATCCTGCTGAATGTTTTCAGCGTTATCATACAGCGCAAATATTGTTACATTCATTATCACAACACATCAGTCACAGTCCAGACAAAGCACTTCTTATCAAAT